A segment of the Cydia splendana chromosome 16, ilCydSple1.2, whole genome shotgun sequence genome:
GTAATACAGTACTCTTCTACGCTTTGGATAACCCTGCCTTCTGAAGTTTTCGTTTCAAACCTTGCTTTGCCTTTTGAAGTGTTCCTGTAAATCAAAAataatctatatatataaatgcatacattataccttaatatctgggagactggGAGAGGggggaaaacatataaaaactaaaaatgcgcgtattcccagagataagaccaaggtagatcgatttatcgcccccgaaaacccccatatagcaaatttcatcgaaatcgttagagccgtttccgagatccccgaaatatatataaaaaaaacgagaATTGCTCGTCGTGCTTACAAAGTGGGGCAGGCGAAAGACAGGACATACTGTTAGTCAAAGAACCTTCTACAAAGATATCTAGAATTCATTTGTAAGTAGCGCGCTGCCCCGGTTGTGGCTGGTCGCAACCATTGTCGCTGCCATTTAACTACGCGATGTAACTACTGTATACAAGGTTCAAATTCCTTTGACTGGTAAGACACTCCCGACTCTGGAGTCGCATTTTAACGCACAACGCCGGCCGGCCGTCTGATGATAGTTGTACATTAAAATCCAAACATTGTGGCTTCACAATTCATAATCTAGCTCGTAATGAGTTCCTTCAATCATTTAGAGAATGAAAACTTTTCAGTACAAAGTAACAAagagttattgatttttttaagcaaaatgagagacgcaaatacaccttggacaagtggaataccaacctaacAAGTCCTTGATAATAGTATGTCCTAAtatgtcattttgacatttgtattttaGAGAGGTACAAAATTTAACAAAGGCTAGctatgttttatgaataaggggattaGAGTTTGGACATCTTAGAAAGTCAAAAATCTTTGCTATGAACTCACTCCATAGGTTGTTTGTATATGTGTTCCGCGTCGATATTCTTCTCCAGTATAGCTTCTTTGCTGGCATGCTCTAGCAGCTCTTTCTTCAAGTGCTCGCTAACCTTTACAGACTTCTGCCGCGCTATCCTGATGGCTCGATTGCGCATCATGTCTTTTTCCTCGTCGGTCAAGTTGGACTTGAAGCCTTCTATTAGGACTTCAGCTGCCTATAATGAAACAAATATTAGGGTACAATTTTACACATACTGCGGACTTAAGACGGTCACTGACTAACAAGTAAAAGTGTAACTACGCGGATcaacgaatccagcaacataaaaactagttttaagtattcaaaaggtacttaaatacaaaatacagtaagtagcggccccctttttttaaatatgtttcgtgaaatttaaataatcacgattatttaacagtggcgctagtgtgcacgttgatgggctcttaaactcTGCATCTGCACACGAACTCTGAGGAATTGCAGGGGAGCCCCGCTTGCCGAATATTAGCTATTTTCTAAAGTGGCTATTAATCATTTTGTACCCATATCTATTAGTTGTCTGGAGAAAATAACCCTTTGAtacatgtataaaataaaagtctaCCTCATCACACCTCCCAAGTAAGCCATGAAGAATCAACGCCTTCTCCGCGTACCAGCCCGCCTTCTTATGCTGTCGGAAAGCAGTCTGCCCTATCAAGCCGCTCAGTATTTCTATTGCGAGTTCATAAGACTCGACAGTTTTGGTTTTCTTCAAATCTTGTACGCCTGAGTCTAGAATTCTGATGTAGAGATTAGCTGGTGTAAAGCGCCGAAGCCAGCTTGGTAGGGCTTTGTaactgaaatttaagaaaatggatATATTTAAAGTTACGAATCTTTGGTCCCAAAACAGTAGCAGAAAATATTACAGAGATTTACACTAACAGAGGAAAAAAGAAAACCATTTTAGTCCAACAATATGACGTACCTATGTATTGTTCAAAAGTAACCATAGTTTTGAAGTGCACAATTTTGAGAGGAATTTTATTGGtttttaacctaaaatattaataaacgtACCGTAACATTTCTTCGTCGTCTATTGCTTTGTAGACCTGATAAACTTGTTTGACTAGGGCAGCCTTTTCATCAGAGCATGTTTCAGCTAGAAAATCCTCATACACATTATGTGCAGTCATGTATCTGAAGCGAAAAttaggattatgtttgaatagCAAACACAAAACACCAGTGGGGTTAAAAATTGAGGCATCTTGTGATTTTTAGAGTTGGCAACCTATTTTTTGGGTGGCCAATTCGCCATACATGCTAGGCTTATGCTATGCTTGGccacatgaatctagtattaaactggattgggcatgagtggtgggggtaactgacagaacgggatagtcttgtgtctttcagtaggagtagcagagaaagcgctattattgtttgtccttgtcacagtcttacatattttttgttccccaccgtttttttaggatggattatggtgggcaacaaataaattcgaccaatcatagtgacgcattgcgtatgttttgtctctcacggaggcacgcgtataccacttctataggatcctaccttctatgcttGGCCACGATTTTGCACGGCAGCGACGAGCGGCTACAGCGGACAACGTTGGAATGAGATACAGTAATCAGGCCTCTCGTTTCCACTCATTGTGACTTGTCGAGATAATTTCGTGACCAGGCCCGAGTCCTGTTCCATTTCTATATATAACCAAACTTATGTATTGGACACAAAAGCCTGTTTCTCGATTTGTAGTGTATTGAAATATGAGGGTACTTCAGTAAAACCAATCTGGATTTGCCAGGTACGCAATCACATGTGCTCTCCCGAATCGCGATATAATAGGATTTAATGCAGATGCTAAATATGTGAGTCTGCTTTGTTTTTTTACGAAAAATTTGTATACACACCTTTCAAATTCATCATTGCTTTCAAAAACTACACTGGCATTGTCAAGTTCCATATCGTGGTCCACAGGATACGGCTCTCTGCCAATTTTATCGTGGATTAGGGCCAGTTCAAATCTCTTTTCCCGTATGAGGCTAAAGTCCATGCCAAGGTACATGAGTACATAGAGCTGGTTGAGTGTCCTTATGGCAACTTCTGTCAACTTATAACAGGAACCCGCCTTTTCTCGCATTCTGAAAAGAAAAAGACAATTATGATCTAATAAATGTCCCATTTATACCAATTTGTTATGAgtatttaaaaactgattataTACGAGTAGCCCACTGCAGCGAAAATAGgcattatttaaaacaaaaattcataataataataaggtgtTTTGATATAAGTACTGAAATTCAAGACTAAGGAAAACTTTAGACTTGATAACATCTTTTATCTTTGTCTTAGGGTTTTTGTTGctaatagcacagaataaataatgtacttactagatacagaagactcactctctcacaaaacgcgtctgttacgatcagcacagatatggccccTAGGTGGCgatagcgccacgcgcggcttatggcaaaccccaaaattggggccgaacggatgtacttttagctacctgtagcaaagcgacgaaatcgcggagtgagccacgcctgctcatAGGTAGTTACGCAAATATTTTGTAGCACTGGCTATACTCGTATTTTGGGAATTTGGATTTTCACTTTGAAACTCTTAAAAATTAAGTAATACATACATTAAATAATACATGTAGCTATAATGTGGATTCTACATAGTGAATGGACttataaagataaactaaaatAGATGTTGTGTACTAGTGACAAAACCCTCCAGTAAATattagataaaataatttgactTGTTCCCAAAGTTGTAAATGGACTTGTATGGGGTTCTGCACAAatcacgtgaggtctccttataccccccctcccccaacgtgatctgtcgtgatttttttcgaGACACCcttccccctatcgaacctcgtgtgatttgtgcacaagccctatgCAATCAGTGCATGTTGACATTttctaattaaatataatttcaattaaatatttacattgttAAAACTCTTGCACTGTTATCACTACCCTTGCCGTTGGAGAAGTAGCTACAAATACTAGATGTGCGCCGACTGTAACTCCACAATGAATCAATTGCCTCTTGCTTCGTGCCTCCTTTCAGCTTCAAGTCCTTGCAAATTAACTTCAGTTCTTCAGCTTTCAAGAGTAATGACAGTTCTTTGAAAGTCATATGGTTGCTACCTGAaaacagtatttatttatatgaaaattttgTTCATGGACAGCTAAGAGTATTAGCAGACTAGAACTTTGTAGACATTAATTTCTTTATCTGTGTCAATACCAGCTCTTGTGAATAGTTATGTATTTGCTCTCTTTCTATATAAATTTAAGATGTTGAAAGTATAGTACAGTCAAAGAGTTTAATTTCAGTACTATTTCATACCTTGCCACAGTGATAAttaaatcaatatgaaagttgCTAGGGAAGTTACTATTGCTACTATGAAAAGGTATGAAATGGTACTGGAATTAAGTTCTTTGACAATAgtacttttttttaacaattactTATCTAAATAAACACATGTATAGAAACTTACTCTCTTTCAACCAAGCTCTTTGAGTCAATGAAAGAATCATTGCTTCCAGACTGGAATCATCCAAGGGTTCCTTATCCTCGCTGACAATCTCCATGATCTGTTTCCTCCGGAACCACTGGTCTTTGCGCCAGAATAGTCTGCAGACTAGCTTCATACCCGGCTTTACCACTGACTGGCTACTTTGCAGCAATTGTTGAGCTCTGCTGTTTAGGAGTGGCTTTAATGTACTATCATTTAggtatttgttaattatttgtaATAAGAATACAGCTGAAAAATATACAAAGAATatgaattatataaaaaaatttggAGGCTAACAAACATTAATCACACAGGGATTGATACAGTAGAGAGTAGTtccaaaaaccggccaagtgtgagttggtctcacgcacgaagggttccgtaccacggCAAAaacatgtttgttgtatggaagccccacttaaatatttattttattagaaatacatcatctgtaaaactttcgactgtctagctatcacggttcatgagatacagcctggtgacagactgacagacagacagaggagtcttagtaatagggtcccgtttttaccctttgggtacggaaccctaaataacTAGACTGGACCTGTGTCTTAATCATTGTCAAGTATAGGTATATTTGaacatattaatatttattattgacatTTAGATTAAATAATTTCTTTAGATTAATAAGTTCAAAAGTTACAACCAATAATAAACATTCCTCGATTACTAAAAACGATTTAAATGACATTAGGTATACAAATAATCTTACTCTTATCATCCATGCCTTCACATGCATATTCAAAGCAAACTTGTTCCACAGACTTTTCTAAACAATCTCCATTTCCAAGCAAGCTGTTCAAATTCCTTTTGCTCTTAATAGGCGTCCTTTTTTTAACACTGCGATTTTTTGTTGGAGAGAAAAATCTATCTTTGGCACTTGGAGTCTGAGATTTGGAAGTTGAACCAAGGTTTGGAGTACTCTTAGGTGTTTTCTTGGGTGTCTGCAAGGATTTTTTCGGCGATGGGGTGTATATAATTGTTTTTTCGCTGTCGTTAGAGCTCTGTGAGAGACTCAGAGGCCTTGATTTAACTGGTGGTGGTGTGCAAAAGTCGTCATCGTCACTAAGTATACTTATATCATCTTCAATTTTTCTTTTGCTCGGTGATGCAGTGGGTGTTGAAACTTTAGCCAAACTTAAATTTCGTTTCTTTCTTTTTACCGTGTCCATATTTTTCCCGAAATTTGGAGATAGATGCACTTTCGCCTTGAAAAAGTTTGTAATGGCCAATTGTTGTGACATATTGTATTACACTGAACACGAAATAATTTGAACAGAACGTAACATAGGTACTTCCTTCCGAAAACTCATTTAAATtgtaaatgttaataaataacacGTTTTACTTTCCTTGTATGTTCGCAAAAATTTCGCTCGCAATAAAGCGAACTGTCAAATGaagttgacagtgacagcaaaaCAGAGAGTATTTGGTCTGTTTAAGTCACGTTTAAAACACAAAGTAGCGTTATTAAATGTATACGAAACATTTTcaaatttaacaatattattgCGTTTGAAATTTCTACCATTATAAATGCGATTGTAACTCTGTCTgtttgttacctcttcacgtctgtctgtttgtttgttaccactgaaccgatttagacgaaatttggtatggagataattTAAGGCCCCATAAGGAGATAATTTAACACGCGTTAAAAAAGCGGTTGAATCTGTCCGAACGCTAAATTCGATTAAatgaccaaggcttaaagtcgaaactCCAACAACgattgataaaaagcgccaccgccatcGTGTTACACAAGTACCGAACCGTAGCAACGTCACGGTGAGCCGCAGTcgccgcacccataagtgagagcgagaaagagatatctcttttcACGCGCGCGCGTTGAAAAGCGCGAGCGCCTGTGAATTGAGGCCTAATGACATAATAGGAtactttatttatatcaatcatcatcatcccacgcagacgaagaCGCGGGCAGAAGGTAGTCATTAATATGTAATTATGCCCGATTACAGTTTGCATAGTTTATACATggtataaataaacttaaaatctTGTTCTTACCAATATGACGGATATTAtacggttcgaaggaccaaacTAAAAAGAAATGTGAGAAAAACATTCGACTTCGATTTTTTccatatgtataggtatagatAATGTTTCTTGTTATAAATCAAGATTTTACTTAATCTAGTTGGTCGTTAGTCGTAAACATCAATACCTACCTATGCATTATATGTGATTTTTTCGATCTGCAACAACAATGCCGTCGGGTGAATATAGAAGATTCTCATTTCGTATCCCTAGTGCCCCCAAACGAAGTCTAACTAAACCTGTTagtatatttaatttacctaCTTGTATGCATATCCATCCTTAACATAACAACACAAACATTAATACGATGAATATTGACGACCGGTCGGGCCTAGTGGGTAtaatagtgaccctgcctgcgaagccgatggtcctgggttcgaattcgggtaagggcatttatttgtgtgatgaacacaaatatttgttcctgagtcatgggtgttttctatgtaagtatataagtatgtatttatctatataagtatgtatatcgtcgcctagcacccatagtacaagctttgcttagtttggggctaggttgatctgtgcaAGATGTCcctctaatatttatttatttatttttattgtatggcTTAATGAATGATCTATAAAAGTTAATACCTGCAACCTGGCTTCTCCCCTTGATCATAATATTCCCTTGATTGTGTAAATTCCCCTTTATGAACGGATACCTATAGTTTCCTATTTATCGATCAAACTTCGCAATGACCGATAATCAGCCGCCGCCCGTACCCAAACAGGTTCGCGTGTATCAGCCCACGTATCAGCTGAACCCAAGAAAGCGATTCAACGTCGAGAAGGTCCAGAAAATACTAGCGCAGCTTTTCGACCCCGAGCTTGAGGAGGTCGAGTACAGTGAGAAGGTGGTTCCGGAGCTGTG
Coding sequences within it:
- the LOC134798183 gene encoding fanconi-associated nuclease 1-like is translated as MSQQLAITNFFKAKVHLSPNFGKNMDTVKRKKRNLSLAKVSTPTASPSKRKIEDDISILSDDDDFCTPPPVKSRPLSLSQSSNDSEKTIIYTPSPKKSLQTPKKTPKSTPNLGSTSKSQTPSAKDRFFSPTKNRSVKKRTPIKSKRNLNSLLGNGDCLEKSVEQVCFEYACEGMDDKTVFLLQIINKYLNDSTLKPLLNSRAQQLLQSSQSVVKPGMKLVCRLFWRKDQWFRRKQIMEIVSEDKEPLDDSSLEAMILSLTQRAWLKESSNHMTFKELSLLLKAEELKLICKDLKLKGGTKQEAIDSLWSYSRRTSSICSYFSNGKGSDNSARVLTIMREKAGSCYKLTEVAIRTLNQLYVLMYLGMDFSLIREKRFELALIHDKIGREPYPVDHDMELDNASVVFESNDEFERYMTAHNVYEDFLAETCSDEKAALVKQVYQVYKAIDDEEMLRYKALPSWLRRFTPANLYIRILDSGVQDLKKTKTVESYELAIEILSGLIGQTAFRQHKKAGWYAEKALILHGLLGRCDEAAEVLIEGFKSNLTDEEKDMMRNRAIRIARQKSVKVSEHLKKELLEHASKEAILEKNIDAEHIYKQPMENTSKGKARFETKTSEGRVIQSVEEYCITHCITTGEFTHGEHWEGRIVTTMFFLLFWDIIYSKPRGVRGVFLTHFQAYPLDLFSDSFYTNRQVLIDDRLRLIESSTEDEVLEMMENTWRDRPEGEISGINRAIGWDNIGAVAACLGPRALAALLARLARHYRYAHSGFPDITLWNVHTKQIKFVEVKSDSDHPSMKQIQWMNYLREHGIDTGLCYVGANTTRQRARAGKKSP